In the genome of Phycisphaerae bacterium, the window ACCGGCTGATTCCGCCGAGTCGCGATTACGGCCATGAGGCAGCGTGGAATGACGGCAACGGACACTCGCACCTGCAGGCCAGTTGGCTTGGTCCGGATCTGACCGTGCCGGTCAGCAACGGCCGGCTCGCGCTGGGCACCTGGCAGCAGATCTTTCACCTTGAGTGCGACATCAAGCCGCGCCAGCGCCAGATCGTGGTGACGGTGACTGGGGAAGGATGAAAGCTGAAGGATGAGTCAAGGACGACATTCGTCGGCG includes:
- a CDS encoding secondary thiamine-phosphate synthase enzyme YjbQ, coding for MTHQDSISIRTSGHRDMHDITEQVSRIVRESGIRTGIVHLFNVGSTGALGTIEFEPGLRHDLPELLDRLIPPSRDYGHEAAWNDGNGHSHLQASWLGPDLTVPVSNGRLALGTWQQIFHLECDIKPRQRQIVVTVTGEG